The proteins below come from a single Triticum aestivum cultivar Chinese Spring chromosome 5D, IWGSC CS RefSeq v2.1, whole genome shotgun sequence genomic window:
- the LOC123122418 gene encoding probable leucine-rich repeat receptor-like protein kinase At1g35710, which translates to MANSMVPTLLHRLVLALLLLLLPLLNSGQAEGRGTSPRSQAGALLHWKSSIKYSSKHQLGTWGDDGMYPCNWTGITCGDTLSRRGTMVKVITGISLDGAGIAGRLDKLGFQSLPYLVNLDLSNNYHLSGAIPPGIGSLSMLSTLNFSGDQLTGHIPASFCNLGQLTGMDLSSNNLTGQIPPALGNLSRLAFLYLRGNRLSGNIPWHLGQLQNMREMDLSLNDISGHVPSALANLTNLDYLDLSENRLSGPIPKELGHIQTLQVLHLEKNNLSGTIPPSLGNLTVLTYLTAYRNQYTGPIPAEFGMLSSLIGLDLSDNHLTGPVPSSVAGNLTSVTYFSLFGNHITGSIPHEFGNLVNLETLALSDNLIVGSVPSSIGNMSSLKQLIIHNNSISGELPTEFGNLVNLEYLMSYENQLSGSIPPSYGKLVKMTQMRLFNNQLSGPVPPALSNLTNLVVIALDDNQLIGHLPDLCQSKKLQVLQVHNNNLDGPVPKGLRDCSSLTSLMIANNHIEGDITEAFGVYPHLDTINLSSNRFVGKLSPNWGSCQNLTSINFAHNMIEGSIPSEVGVLKNLGKLKLSFNRLTSEIPPEIGKLSNLYWMDLRNNELSGQIPKQIGQLSNLEILDFSSNLLSGKVPEEMGNCLKLQSLHMNNNSLSGSLPGSLGHLASLQRMLDLSMNSLSGPIPSELSNLEMLMYVNFSHNQFSGAIPASIASMQSLSIFDVAYNLLEGTVPNGIQNASTEWFLHNKGLCGDLVGLSPCDLPPADHRRKHQKIILPVSLTMFVATISITAGVIAFMICRKKVPQNTDDVSKRDVFSVWSFDGRIAFEDIINATDNFDKKHCIGEGSYGSVYKAELQDEQVVAVKKLHAGDEEAHDEERFRHEIQMLTTIRQRSIVKLYGYCSHPRFRFLVCQFMERGNLASTLRNEQLAIQFHWQRRTALIRDLAQAIAYLHHDVHPPIIHRDITSRNILLDTDFKAFVSDFGIARMLKPDSSNWSALAGTYGYIAPECSYTSLVTEKCDVYSFGVVVLEVLMGKHPGDLQAFHSSLEDQFLLEEILDKRLPQPEAGEEEVRRCISVAFECLTPSPKERPSMLKVYRDLSI; encoded by the exons ATGGCGAATTCCATGGTGCCAACGCTGCTACATCGCCTGGTTCTCGCgttgctcctcctgctgctgcctcTCCTTAATTCCGGGCAAGCCGAGGGCCGCGGCACTTCACCGAGATCTCAAGCTGGGGCACTTCTCCactggaaatcatccatcaagtaCTCCTCCAAGCACCAGCTGGGAACCTGGGGAGACGACGGCATGTACCCGTGCAACTGGACCGGCATCACCTGCGGGGACACTCTGTCACGCAGAGGAACCATGGTGAAGGTCATCACAGGAATTTCCCTtgatggcgccggcattgcagggcGACTGGACAAACTGGGATTCCAGTCGCTCCCTTACCTTGTCAACCTCGATCTCAGCAACAACTACcatctctccggtgccatccctccAGGCATCGGCTCTCTTTCCATGCTTTCCACCCTCAACTTCTCTGGTGATCAGCTCACCGGGCACATACCTGCATCATTCTGCAACCTTGGACAGCTCACAGGGATGGACCTCTCCAGCAACAATCTCACCGGACAAATCCCTCCTGCTTTAGGTAATCTCTCAAGACTTGCTTTTCTTTATCTACGCGGGAATAGGCTCTCAGGTAACATCCCCTGGCACCTCGGACAGCTTCAGAACATGAGAGAGATGGATTTGAGCCTTAATGACATTTCTGGCCATGTACCTTCCGCCCTTGCAAACCTGACCAACCTTGACTATCTGGACCTTTCTGAAAATCGTCTGTCAGGACCCATACCTAAAGAGCTAGGACACATCCAAACCCTGCAAGTACTACACTTGGAGAAAAACAATCTGAGCGGCACAATTCCGCCCTCCCTTGGTAACCTGACAGTGCTCACATACCTGACGGCATATCGGAACCAATACACTGGCCCAATACCGGCAGAGTTTGGGATGCTCTCGAGCTTGATTGGGTTGGACTTGTCAGATAACCATTTGACCGGCCCTGTTCCTTCTAGTGTTGCTGGAAATCTTACTTCAGTGACCTATTTTTCTCTTTTTGGTAACCACATAACCGGATCCATCCCTCATGAGTTTGGGAATCTCGTGAATCTGGAAACCCTTGCCCTCTCGGACAATTTGATAGTTGGATCAGTGCCGTCAAGTATTGGGAACATGTCTTCACTCAAACAATTAATAATACATAACAATAGTATCTCAGGGGAACTGCCGACCGAGTTTGGAAATTTGGTAAATTTGGAGTATCTTATGTCCTATGAAAACCAATTGTCCGGCTCAATCCCTCCAAGTTATGGAAAATTGGTCAAGATGACACAAATGCGACTGTTCAACAACCAGCTCTCCGGCCCTGTGCCTCCAGCACTGTCCAACCTTACCAATTTAGTCGTCATTGCACTGGATGACAACCAGCTGATCGGACACTTGCCAGATTTGTGCCAAAGTAAAAAGCTACAGGTTTTACAAGTTCATAACAACAATTTAGATGGTCCTGTCCCAAAAGGCTTGAGGGATTGCAGTTCACTAACATCGCTCATGATCGCCAATAATCATATTGAGGGAGACATAACTGAAGCATTTGGTGTGTATCCACACCTCGATACGATCAATTTATCTTCAAATAGATTTGTTGGGAAGCTCTCGCCGAATTGGGGCTCATGTCAAAACTTGACAAGTATTAATTTTGCACACAACATGATAGAAGGCAGTATACCTTCTGAGGTTGGGGTGCTAAAAAATCTTGGAAAGCTTAAACTGAGTTTCAATAGGTTGACCAGTGAGATAccaccagaaattggcaagttaagCAACCTctattggatggatttaagaaacAATGAACTATCTGGCCAGATCCCTAAGCAAATCGGCCAACTTAGCAATCTTGAGATTCTTGATTTCTCAAGCAACCTGTTGAGCGGTAAAGTGCCAGAAGAGATGGGAAATTGTTTGAAACTGCAGTCCTTACATATGAATAACAACAGCCTTAGTGGAAGTCTTCCTGGTAGTTTGGGCCATTTAGCTTCCCTGCAAAGAATGCTTGATCTTAGCATGAATAGTCTCAGTGGACCAATACCGTCAGAACTCAGCAACCTAGAGATGCTGATGTATGTAAACTTCTCACACAATCAATTCAGTGGTGCAATCCCTGCCTCCATTGCAAGCATGCAAAGCCTATCAATATTTGATGTTGCATATAACCTCCTAGAAGGCACTGTCCCAAATGGGATCCAGAATGCATCAACTGAATGGTTTCTCCACAACAAAGGTCTTTGCGGAGACCTTGTTGGACTGTCTCCTTGTGATTTGCCCCCTGCAGATCATAGGCGAAAGCACCAAAAGATTATACTACCAGTCAGTCTTACTATGTTTGTCGCTACTATTTCAATAACAGCAGGTGTGATTGCCTTTATGATTTGCCGCAAGAAAGTACCTCAAAATACTGATGATGTGAGCAAAAGGGATGTATTCTCTGTATGGAGCTTTGATGGCAGAATAGCATTTGAAGATATTATCAATGCAACTGACAATTTCGATAAGAAACATTGCATTGGAGAGGGATCATACGGCAGTGTTTATAAAGCAGAACTTCAAGATGAACAAGTGGTCGCagtaaagaaactccatgcaggcGATGAAGAGGCACATGATGAAGAAAGATTCCGGCATGAGATTCAAATGTTAACAACAATTCGCCAACGCAGCATCGTCAAGCTATATGGATATTGTTCTCATCCGCGGTTCCGGTTCCTTGTGTGCCAGTTTATGGAGAGAGGAAATCTAGCTTCAACCTTAAGAAATGAACAACTAGCAATCCAGTTCCACTGGCAAAGGAGGACAGCTTTAATAAGAGATCTGGCTCAAGCCATCGCTTACCTCCATCATGATGTTCACCCACCCATAATTCATCGAGACATCACAAGCAGAAACATCTTACTAGATACTGATTTCAAAGCATTTGTCTCAGACTTCGGTATTGCAAGAATGTTAAAACCTGATTCGTCAAACTGGAGTGCACTAGCAGGGACCTATGGCTACATAGCACCTG AATGTTCCTACACTTCCCTAGTTACAGAGAAATGTGATGTGTATAGCTTTGGTGTTGTGGTGCTTGAGGTGTTGATGGGCAAACACCCTGGAGATTTGCAGGCTTTTCATTCTTCACTCGAGGACCAGTTTCTACTGGAAGAAATTTTGGACAAACGACTTCCACAACCCGAAGCTGGGGAGGAAGAAGTGAGACGGTGCATCTCTGTGGCATTTGAGTGCCTAACTCCTTCACCCAAGGAAAGGCCAAGTATGCTGAAAGTTTATCGAGATCTTTCCATCTGA
- the LOC123122417 gene encoding uncharacterized protein isoform X5 yields the protein MATGITAGLADTTNAKASQRLQAPPWLTRTHIGPAATISPRVAAKPKQRPPIWHPVPTLGQPSPPAVPHVPPDDARFSTYPSWFRVRKQAAPKARRAGPAATGSVRPGFTRRRAPATARRRSEWRGPRV from the coding sequence ATGGCCACGGGCATCACAGCCGGATTAGCAGACACCACAAACGCCAAAGCCTCGCAGCGGCTGCAAGCTCCGCCATGGCTCACCCGTACCCACATCGGGCCTGCCGCCACCATCTCGCCCCGCGTCGCCGCTAAGCCGAAGCAGCGCCCCCCGATCTGGCATCCTGTGCCCACGCTTGGGCAACCGTCGCCGCCAGCCGTACCGCACGTGCCGCCGGACGACGCGCGGTTCAGCACCTACCCGTCGTGGTTCCGCGTCCGCAAGCAGGCCGCCCCAAAGGCGAGACGAGCAGGTCCCGCTGCCACCGGCTCCGTCCGGCCGGGCTTCACCCGGAGGAGagcgccggcgacggcgaggcgaaggTCGGAGTGGAGGGGGCCGAGAG
- the LOC123122417 gene encoding uncharacterized protein isoform X4, producing the protein MATGITAGLADTTNAKASQRLQAPPWLTRTHIGPAATISPRVAAKPKQRPPIWHPVPTLGQPSPPAVPHVPPDDARFSTYPSWFRVRKQAAPKARRAGPAATGSVRPGFTRRRAPATARRRSEWRGPRGNLATLATHRGP; encoded by the coding sequence ATGGCCACGGGCATCACAGCCGGATTAGCAGACACCACAAACGCCAAAGCCTCGCAGCGGCTGCAAGCTCCGCCATGGCTCACCCGTACCCACATCGGGCCTGCCGCCACCATCTCGCCCCGCGTCGCCGCTAAGCCGAAGCAGCGCCCCCCGATCTGGCATCCTGTGCCCACGCTTGGGCAACCGTCGCCGCCAGCCGTACCGCACGTGCCGCCGGACGACGCGCGGTTCAGCACCTACCCGTCGTGGTTCCGCGTCCGCAAGCAGGCCGCCCCAAAGGCGAGACGAGCAGGTCCCGCTGCCACCGGCTCCGTCCGGCCGGGCTTCACCCGGAGGAGagcgccggcgacggcgaggcgaaggTCGGAGTGGAGGGGGCCGAGAG
- the LOC123122416 gene encoding probable leucine-rich repeat receptor-like protein kinase At1g35710, with protein sequence MYPCNWTGVTCGDTRSRRGTMVKVISGISLGGAGIAGRLDALSFQSLPYLVNLDLSDNYHLSGAIPPGIGSLSMLSTLNFSGDQLVGHIPASICNLGRLVEMDLSSNNLTGQIPPALGNLSVIAVLYLNGNRLSGNIPWHFGQFQNMREMDLSWNILSGQIPSALGNLTNLNALSLSDNRLSGPIPEELGQIQSLQILYMQKNNLDGIIPPSLGNLTLLIYLTTYRNQHTGPIPVELGTLSSLILLDLSNNHLSGSIPSSVAGNLTSLTYFAISRNQITGSIPHEFGNLMNLETLDLSVNFIVGSIPSSIGNMSTLSRIDLHSNNLSRELPFELGNLANLESFSSPINQLSGSIPQSIGKLTRMKEMRLFTNHLTGHLPSSLSNLTNLVDFELGDNQLIGQLPELCQSKTLQFFSISKNNIDGPIPKGLRDCSSLTSLGIKNNQIEGDISEAFGVYPHLNIISLFSNRFVGRLSPKWGSCQNLTSIDFSNNMIEGSIPSEMGKLKNLAILNLGFNRLTGEIPPEIGKLTSMYWMDLRNNQLSGQIPKKIGQLGNLELLDFSNNLLSGKIPEEIGNCLKLQALQMNKNNLSGTLPGSLGHLASLQGMLDLSMNSLSGPIPSELSKLEMLIFVNFSHNQFSGVIPVSIASMKSLSIFDVSYNFLEGSIPQGIQNASSDWFLHNKGLCGDLIGLSPCDLPTADHRRKHQKFILSIGLPMFIATISIAASVIALLICRKKGSKKTDFMSKKDVFSVWSFDGRMAFEDIIGATDNFDEKHCIGEGSYGRVYKAQLQDEQVVAVKKLHAGDEEAHDEERFQHEIEMLTKVRQRSIVKLYGYCSHPRYRFFVCQFIERGNLASILSNEELASQFHWERRIALIRDVAQAITYLHHDVHPPIIHRDITSRNILLDVDYKAFVSDFGIARMLKPDSSNWSALAGTYGYIAPECSYTSLVTEKCDVYSFGIVVLEVLMGKHPGDLQAFHSSLEDQFLLEEILDKRLPQPEAGEEEVRRCISVAFECLTPSPKERPTMLKVYRDVSI encoded by the exons ATGTATCCGTGCAACTGGACCGGCGTCACCTGCGGCGACACTCGGTCACGCCGAGGAACCATGGTGAAGGTCATCAGTGGAATCTCGCTCGGCGGTGCCGGCATTGCAGGGCGGCTGGACGCCCTGAGTTTCCAGTCACTCCCTTACCTCGTCAACCTCGACCTCAGCGACAACTACcatctctccggtgccatccctccAGGCATCGGCTCTCTTTCCATGCTTTCCACCCTCAACTTCTCTGGTGATCAGCTCGTCGGGCACATACCTGCATCAATCTGCAATCTTGGGAGGCTTGTAGAAATGGACCTCTCCAGCAACAATCTCACTGGCCAAATTCCTCCTGCCTTGGGCAATCTTTCAGTAATTGCTGTTCTCTATCTAAATGGGAATAGGCTATCAGGCAATATCCCATGGCACTTCGGACAGTTTCAGAACATGAGGGAGATGGATTTGAGCTGGAATATCCTTTCTGGCCAAATACCTTCCGCCCTTGGGAACTTGACAAATCTCAACGCTCTTAGCCTTTCTGATAATCGTCTCTCGGGACCCATACCTGAAGAGTTAGGACAAATCCAAAGCCTGCAAATACTATACATGCAAAAAAACAACCTGGATGGCATAATTCCGCCCTCCCTTGGAAACCTCACATTGCTCATATACCTGACGACATATCGGAACCAACACACTGGTCCAATCCCGGTAGAGCTTGGGACGCTCTCGAGCTTGATTTTGTTGGACTTGTCAAACAACCATTTATCCGGTTCAATTCCTTCTAGTGTTGCTGGAAATCTTACTTCATTGACCTATTTCGCTATTTCGCGTAACCAAATAACTGGATCCATCCCTCACGAGTTCGGAAATCTCATGAATCTGGAAACCCTCGACCTCTCGGTCAATTTCATAGTTGGATCAATTCCGTCAAGTATTGGGAACATGTCAACACTTAGCCGAATTGACCTACATAGCAATAACCTCTCCAGGGAACTGCCGTTCGAGTTAGGAAATTTGGCAAATTTGGAATCTTTTTCATCCCCCATAAACCAATTGTCTGGCTCAATCCCTCAAAGTATCGGAAAACTGACGAGAATGAAAGAAATGAGACTATTCACCAACCACCTCACTGGTCATTTGCCTTCATCACTATCCAACCTTACCAATTTGGTCGACTTTGAACTCGGTGACAACCAGCTAATCGGACAGTTGCCAGAGTTATGCCAAAGTAAAACGCTACAATTTTTCTCAATTTCTAAAAACAATATTGATGGTCCTATCCCAAAAGGCTTGAGGGATTGCAGTTCACTAACAAGCCTCGGAATAAAAAATAATCAGATCGAGGGAGACATAAGTGAAGCATTTGGGGTATATCCACACCTCAATATCATTAGTTTATTTTCAAACAGGTTTGTAGGCCGGCTTTCGCCAAAATGGGGCTCGTGTCAAAACTTGACAAGTATTGATTTTTCAAACAACATGATAGAAGGTAGTATACCTTCTGAGATGGGGAAGCTAAAAAATCTTGCAATTCTAAATCTGGGTTTCAATAGGTTGACCGGTGAGATACCACCAGAAATTGGCAAGCTAACTAGCATgtattggatggatttaagaaacAATCAACTATCTGGCCAGATCCCCAAGAAAATCGGCCAACTTGGCAATCTGGAGCTTCTTGATTTCTCAAACAACCTGTTGAGTGGTAAAATACCAGAAGAGATTGGGAACTGTTTGAAACTGCAGGCGTTACAGATGAATAAGAACAACCTTAGTGGAACTCTTCCTGGTAGTTTGGGTCATTTAGCTTCCCTGCAAGGAATGCTTGATCTTAGTATGAATAGTCTCAGTGGACCAATACCATCGGAACTAAGCAAACTGGAGATGCTGATCTTTGTAAACTTCTCGCACAATCAATTCAGTGGTGTCATCCCTGTCTCCATTGCAAGCATGAAAAGCCTATCAATATTTGATGTATCATACAACTTCCTAGAAGGCTCTATCCCACAAGGGATCCAAAATGCATCAAGTGACTGGTTTCTCCACAACAAAGGTCTTTGTGGAGATCTTATTGGCCTATCTCCTTGTGATTTGCCTACCGCGGATCATAGACGAAAGCATCAGAAATTTATACTATCAATCGGTCTTCCTATGTTTATCGCTACTATCTCAATAGCAGCGAGTGTAATTGCCCTCCTGATTTGCCGCAAGAAAGGATCTAAAAAAACCGACTTTATGAGCAAAAAGGATGTATTCTCTGTATGGAGCTTTGATGGTAGAATGGCATTTGAAGATATTATTGGTGCAACTGACAATTTTGATGAGAAGCATTGCATTGGAGAGGGATCGTATGGCCGTGTTTATAAAGCACAACTTCAAGATGAACAAGTGGTTGCagtaaagaaactccatgcaggtGATGAAGAGGCACATGATGAAGAAAGATTCCAGCATGAGATTGAAATGTTAACAAAAGTTCGTCAACGCAGCATCGTCAAGTTGTATGGCTATTGTTCTCATCCACGGTACAGGTTCTTTGTATGCCAATTCATAGAGAGAGGAAATCTAGCTTCTATCTTAAGCAATGAAGAACTAGCATCCCAGTTCCACTGGGAAAGGAGGATAGCTCTAATAAGAGATGTGGCTCAAGCCATCACTTACCTCCATCATGATGTTCACCCACCCATAATTCATAGGGACATCACAAGCAGAAACATCTTATTAGATGTTGACTACAAAGCATTTGTCTCGGATTTTGGTATTGCAAGAATGTTAAAACCCGATTCATCGAATTGGAGCGCACTAGCGGGGACCTATGGCTACATTGCACCTG AATGTTCATACACTTCTCTAGTCACGGAGAAATGTGATGTATATAGCTTTGGTATTGTGGTGCTTGAGGTGTTGATGGGCAAACACCCTGGAGATTTGCAGGCTTTTCATTCTTCACTCGAGGACCAGTTTCTACTGGAAGAAATTTTGGACAAACGACTTCCACAACCCGAAGCTGGGGAGGAAGAAGTGAGACGGTGCATCTCTGTGGCATTTGAGTGCCTAACTCCTTCACCCAAAGAAAGGCCAACTATGCTGAAAGTTTATCGAGATGTTTCCATCTGA